A window from Leptothermofonsia sichuanensis E412 encodes these proteins:
- a CDS encoding DUF4230 domain-containing protein has protein sequence MTYEDDGYNGDNRVDYLFKGLGLMLLGGVVTAGLLVSFEAWQVGDRFLNALSNLLNAPPPQPKVNVQSVVIQQMRDASELTTAAFTMQAVVPTSQDNTFGGFVFGTTRLLYIAYGEVKAGVDLSQVTPENVRVSGEAIQIQLPPPRILDSKIDVNRSSVYDYSRGMLGLGPDVAPELQKLAQQEALTKVIDAACQDGLLTKASDRAQLVVTQLLNTAGYRQVAVQVQPPAGDACAVGARKQEPEFGGGSLGGRGQGAVMPGNSSDFQMNGGADIRS, from the coding sequence ATGACATACGAAGACGATGGGTACAACGGCGATAACCGGGTTGACTACCTGTTCAAAGGCCTGGGGTTGATGCTGCTAGGGGGAGTGGTCACAGCAGGGCTGCTGGTTTCCTTTGAAGCCTGGCAGGTGGGCGATCGCTTCCTGAATGCCCTCAGCAACCTTCTGAACGCTCCCCCTCCCCAGCCCAAAGTGAATGTGCAGTCGGTGGTGATTCAGCAGATGCGGGATGCCAGTGAACTGACGACAGCTGCCTTCACAATGCAGGCAGTGGTGCCCACCAGTCAGGACAATACCTTTGGTGGGTTTGTGTTTGGCACCACCAGACTGCTCTATATTGCCTACGGAGAAGTCAAGGCAGGGGTTGACCTGAGCCAGGTGACCCCAGAAAACGTCCGGGTTTCTGGAGAAGCGATTCAGATCCAGCTACCACCGCCCCGGATTCTGGACAGCAAAATTGATGTCAATCGTTCCAGTGTGTATGACTACAGCCGGGGGATGCTGGGTCTGGGACCGGATGTTGCCCCTGAATTGCAAAAACTGGCACAACAGGAAGCCCTCACAAAAGTCATAGATGCGGCCTGTCAGGATGGGTTGTTGACTAAGGCGAGCGATCGCGCTCAACTAGTGGTGACTCAGCTTTTGAACACCGCTGGATACCGGCAGGTTGCGGTACAGGTTCAACCGCCTGCTGGGGATGCCTGTGCGGTGGGAGCCAGGAAACAGGAGCCAGAGTTTGGGGGTGGGAGTTTGGGGGGCAGAGGGCAGGGGGCAGTCATGCCAGGGAATAGCAGCGATTTTCAGATGAATGGTGGCGCTGACATAAGGAGTTAA